CGCCGCGCCAGATCGTCGCCGAGCTCGACAAGTACGTGATCGGCCAGCGGGAGGCGAAGCGGGCCGTGGCCATCGCCCTGCGCAACCGCTGGCGCCGCCAGAAGCTTTCCCCCGAGCTGCGGGACGAGGTGGCGCCGAAGAACATCATCATGATCGGGCCGACGGGGGTGGGGAAGACGGAGATCGCGCGCCGGCTGGCCCGGCTGGCCGACGCCCCCTTCCTGAAGGTGGAGGCCTCCAAGTACACCGAGGTGGGCTACGTGGGCCGGGACGTGGAGTCCATGATCCGGGACCTGACGGACCTGGCCGTCAACATGGTGAAGGGGGAACGGGCGAAGAGCGTGGAGGGGCGGGCCGAGGAGCTGGCCGAGGAGCGCCTCCTGGATCTCCTCCTCCCCGCCGTCCGCCCCGTCGCCCCGGGGTTCGAACCGGCGGCTCCCCCGCCGGGCCAGGAGACCCGGGAGAAGTTCCGGAAGATGCTCCGGGACGGGATCCTGGAGGACCGGGGGGTGGAGCTCGAGCTGAAGGACAAGGCCTTCCCCATGGTGGAGTTCTTCCCGGGGGCGGGGATGGGCCAGATGGACGTGAACCTCCAGGAGATGCTGGGGAACCTGCTGCCGGGCCGGGTCAAGCGACGCAAGGTCAAGGTCCGGGAGGCCCGCCGCCTGCTGGCCCAGGAGGAGGCGGGCAAGCTCATCGACATGGACGAGGTCGTGGCGGACGCCGTCCGGCGGGTGGAGAACGCCGGCATCATCTTCCTGGACGAGATCGACAAGATCGCCGGGCGGGAGCGGACGGTCGGCCCCGACGTCTCCCGGGAGGGGGTGCAGCGCGACCTCCTCCCCATCGTGGAGGGGTCCACGGTCCCCACCAAGTACGGGATGGTCCGGACCGACCACATCCTCTTCATCGCCGCCGGGGCCTTCCACGCGGCCAAGCCCGCGGACCTGATCCCCGAGCTGCAGGGCCGCTTCCCGCTCCGGGTGGAGCTGCAGCCCCTGACCCGCGCGGACTTCGTCCGGATCCTGACGGAGCCGGAGCACGCCCTGACCAAGCAGTACACGGCCCTGTTGCAGACGGAGGGGGTGACGCTGGACTTCACCAAGGACGCCCTGGAGGAGATCGCGGCCATCGCCACCGGGGTCAACGAGGCGACGGAGAACATCGGGGCGCGGCGGCTCTACACCATCATGGAAAGGCTGCTCGACGAGGTCTCCTTCGAGGCGCCCCACATGCCCGGCGTCCGCGTGGAGGTGAGCGCGGCCTACGTCCGGGAGCGGTTGCAGGAGCTGGTCCGAAACGAGGACCTGAGCCGGTACATCCTGTGAGCGAGTGCGTCCTGATCATCGACGACGAACGGCTCTTCCGCACGCTGGTGGCGGACCACCTGGCCAAGGAGGGTTACCGGGTCCTGGCGGCCGGGAGCGGGGAGGAGGGGCTGAAGACCC
This genomic window from Candidatus Methylomirabilis sp. contains:
- the hslU gene encoding ATP-dependent protease ATPase subunit HslU — its product is PRQIVAELDKYVIGQREAKRAVAIALRNRWRRQKLSPELRDEVAPKNIIMIGPTGVGKTEIARRLARLADAPFLKVEASKYTEVGYVGRDVESMIRDLTDLAVNMVKGERAKSVEGRAEELAEERLLDLLLPAVRPVAPGFEPAAPPPGQETREKFRKMLRDGILEDRGVELELKDKAFPMVEFFPGAGMGQMDVNLQEMLGNLLPGRVKRRKVKVREARRLLAQEEAGKLIDMDEVVADAVRRVENAGIIFLDEIDKIAGRERTVGPDVSREGVQRDLLPIVEGSTVPTKYGMVRTDHILFIAAGAFHAAKPADLIPELQGRFPLRVELQPLTRADFVRILTEPEHALTKQYTALLQTEGVTLDFTKDALEEIAAIATGVNEATENIGARRLYTIMERLLDEVSFEAPHMPGVRVEVSAAYVRERLQELVRNEDLSRYIL